From the Gavia stellata isolate bGavSte3 chromosome 22, bGavSte3.hap2, whole genome shotgun sequence genome, one window contains:
- the TEN1 gene encoding CST complex subunit TEN1 — MLPSAGVYYFPWEINSSVPDGEVLRTFGRLCCYDLARSEAILIAQHSSAQYRVYVDTKFVEPFQAQLGSRYMVLGEAEHREGEGPVVKARILTCVEGMNVPLLEQAIQEQRKYFSERQERMGNSTS; from the exons ATGCTGCCAAGTGCTGGTGTCTATTACTTCCCATGGGAGATCAACAGCTCTGTCCCAGATGGGGAGGTGCTGAGGACGTTTGGCAG GTTATGCTGCTATGACCTGGCCCGGTCCGAAGCCATCCTCATTGctcagcacagctcagctcagTACCGGGTCTATGTCGACACCAAGTTTGTAGAGCCATTCCAAGCCCAGCTGGGGTCTCGCTACATGGTCCTGGGAGAGGCTGAACACAGGGAAG GTGAGGGTCCCGTGGTAAAGGCGCGAATATTGACCTGCGTGGAAGGGATGAATGTGCCCTTGCTGGAACAAGCCATACAGGAGCAGAGGAAATACTTCAGCGAGAGGCAGGAGCGAATGGGAAACAGCACGTCCTGA
- the CDK3 gene encoding cyclin-dependent kinase 3, translating to MEAFQEVFQKVEKIGEGTYGVVYKARNKRTGQLVALKKIRLDSETEGVPSTAIREISLLKELKHPNIVRLLDVIHSQKKLYLVFEYLNQDLKKYMDSSQTGELPLSLVKNYLFQLLQGVSFCHSHRVIHRDLKPQNLLINEAGAIKLADFGLARAFGVPLRTYTHEVVTLWYRAPEILLGCKYYSTAVDIWSIGCIFAEMVTRKALFPGDSEIDQLFRIFRTLGTPTEVTWPGVTQLPDFKGDFPRWARKKMKEIVPNLDQDGRDLLVQLLLYDPSRRISAKAALSHRYFFWRSPRSPEERRVLQRHCR from the exons ATGGAGGCCTTCCAGGAGGTGTTTCAGAAGGTGGAGAAGATCGGGGAGGGTACCTACGGCGTGGTGTACAAGGCTCGCAACAAGCGCACGGGGCAGCTGGTGGCCCTCAAGAAGATCCGCTTGGACTC GGAGACGGAGGGCGTCCCCAGCACCGCGATCCGAGAAATCTCACTGCTGAAGGAGCTGAAGCACCCCAACATAGTCAG GCTCCTGGATGTCATACACAGCCAGAAGAAGCTCTATCTGGTGTTTGAGTATCTGAATCAGGACCTGAAGAAATACATGGACTCATCCCAAACTGGAGAGCTTCCTTTAAGCTTGGTCAAG AACTaccttttccagctgctgcagggtgtGAGCTTCTGCCACTCGCACAGAGTCATCCACAGGGACTTGAAGCCACAGAACTTGCTCATTAACGAAGCAGGAGCAATCAAGCTGGCTGATTTTGGACTGGCAAGAGCTTTTGGAGTCCCCCTGCGCACATACACTCACGAG GTGGTGACTCTGTGGTACCGAGCCCCTGAAATACTGCTGGGATGCAAATACTATTCGACTGCTGTGGACATCTGGAGCATTGGCTGCATCTTTGCAGAAATG gTGACCAGGAAGGCCCTGTTTCCAGGGGACTCCGAGATCGACCAGCTTTTCCGGATCTTTCGCACCCTGGGCACTCCCACCGAGGTGACCTGGCCTGGGGTGACCCAGCTGCCTGACTTCAAGGGGGACTTTCCCCGCTGGGcaaggaagaagatgaaggaaaTTGTTCCCAACTTAGATCAAGACGGTAGAGACTTACTAGTG CAACTGCTCCTGTATGACCCCAGCAGGCGCATCTCTGCCAAGGCAGCCCTTAGTCACCGGTACTTCTTCTGGAGAAGCCCTCGGAGCCCTGAAGAGCGACGTGTGCTGCAGAGACACTGCAGATGA